TAAGGCAGGACCACCATACTTATTGGCGTCGTTTATTTTTCTGACTCCATGACCATCGATATAAACGCGAGTATCTCTGGGAATAGAAAGTACAGAAACCTTTTCTTTCTTAGGGTCAAATCTTACCAGTAACATACTGTCACTCAGACCGTCAAAAGAGTTAACCAGATGAAGATAGCCAACATTTTTTTTATCGTATTTTATGCCTTGATCATCAAGATCAGAGGTAATTACCTTAATACCCATAACCAAAATATTTACAGGGCGAGATAATTCTGGCAGGTTAAGATTTTCGGCAGTTACGGTTTCTTCTTTACCAAAAACCTTTTGCTCTTCGTTGCTCAATTGTGCTTGTTGTAGTGGCGAAGCAGTAGATAAAGCAACAGCTAAAAACGCCCCTACGGCTGCTGAAACCATAGAAACACCAGCTAAACCAAGTCCAACTAAAATCGCTCTTCCTTTATTCAATTTTCTTTTATGGCTTTTAGAGTGGTAACTAACAGAACTGACCTGACCAGTAGGCTCTCCTCCTGAAGGATTAGACCGATAAGCTTTTCTAACTGACACTGAATACCCTCACACTAAATAAAGAAATATAGAATACACTACCAAAAAATTCAAATATATATAAATATAATTCGATCAATGTTAACAGGTATTTGCTATAAAAAAACTTGTTACAGAATTGCCTTTAGTTAGTTACCTAATCTTATTTGTCCCACTACTTACTATTTTAGAAAAACTTTTTGGTTTCAGCTTCCTCATTAGGGTAACGATAGTTTAGATAAGTGGCAATTTTTAGGATTTATTTTCTAAAGATGGGGCTGAAATTCATTTCCTTAATTTCAGCCGTTAGTGACAAACTTTTTTTACTAAGACGAGTCATTAAGAAAGTACAGGTTACAAAATATCCCGTAGTCAGAATGGCGTTGGTATAAAAAAAACGAAAGGACATAAGATCTACAGCATTAGCTGCACCCAAAGAAAGTAAAGAATAAGAACTTAACCAAACTAAAATTAAAGAAATAGCTAGACGACTAACTTTTTGTTGTTCACGATTTACTCTGCTTTGTATCTGGTTTTGAGGGTGGTATATAGTCCAAAGAGCAGGAATTACCCCCACAATGGGTAATAAATAAATCCATAGTTTAAGATGCCGCTCTATTTGTCCTGGGGAAGGATGTGGATGATTCATAATTGTCTTTCCATATATAATCAAAATTTGGTGAAAAGATCGATTAAAGACGAGATTACAGCACTTGTTTTGGCTGGAGGCGAAAGTTCTCGTATGGGACAAGACAAAGCCTTGCTAGCTATCAAAAACAGAACTTTACTGTCTCAAATTTGTTTAATTGCTGGTGAATGTGTTGCTCAAGTTTATGTAGTCACACCCTGGATTGAAAAATATCAGGGAATTTTACCTCCAGGCTGTCAGCTAATTGAGGAAAAGCTAGTTTTAAATGCTAAATCCAACACGCCTTTAATTGGCTTTGCTCAAGGATTAAAGATGGTTAATACAGAATGGGTATTGTTATTAGCTTGTGACTTACCTCAGTTGTCTTCGTCTCAAGTAAAACAGTGGTCGCAAATTTTGGCAACAGTATTACCCACAGAAATTGCTTTGTTACCCCGCCACTCCAAAGGTTGGGAGCCTTTGTGTGGTTTTTATCGTTCTAGTTGTTTGTCGTTGTTAGAATCTTATCTTGAGGATGGTGGTCGATCTTTTCAATCCTGGCTTAATAAGTATCCTGTTGGAGAATTACCGATTGGCGATCGCACTTGTTTATTTAACTGCAATACTCCTGATGACTGGGAATTATTTAAAGAAAAGGATCGAGATATTTTATTCTAGTCAAGGTTGCAAAAGTTAAAATAGTCGATAGAATCGGGAATAATATTTTTCTGATGAGATATTCTCTTTATTCTTAATTCTTACCAACCAAAGTGATTAAATCTCGCTCCCAACTTAGAACAACTAATTCCCCTAAATTTAAGCTCAAATATTTGGGACGGCAAATATTAGATTCGCTTTATGACTGGCGACGGCTAGACTGGCTTTTACTCTTATCAGTAGTTAGTCTAGCTATTTTTGGTGGTTTTACTATTTATAGTACAGAATCTTCAACTCATAGCTATAGTTATCAACATTGGACAATTAGCCTCTTAGGTTTGGGATTAGTATTGTTTTTGTCCCGTTGGCGTTATCAGTCTCTATTGCGCTGGCATTGGCTGATCTATGTCCTGACTAATCTTTCTTTGATTGGGGTAATGGTTACTGGGGTAAGTGCAAAAGGAGCGCAGCGTTGGATTACGGTAGGGGGATTTAATGTTCAGCCCTCAGAGTTCGCCAAAATCGGTATGGTAATTACTCTTGCTGCCCTGTTACATAATCAAGATAGAGCTAACTTAAAAACGGTTTTACGTACCTTAGCAATTACGGCTATTCCCTGGGGACTAGTTTTTTTACAGCCAGATTTAGGTACTTCTTTGGTGTTTGGCGTAATTGTATTAACCATGCTGTACTGGGCTAATGTTAATATAGGTTGGTTGATTTTAATGATTTCTCCCTTAGTTTCAGCTATCCTATATCATCTTTACCTGCCTGGATGGCTGATTTGGGTTCTAGCTGTAGGAGGAGTTGCCTGGCTAACGTTACCAGCAAAAATTGTTTCTACCCTCAGTGCGATCGCTATAAATTTGGGCGCGGTAGAATTGGGCAACGTTTTCTGGGGACTGCTTAAGGATTATCAACAAGCTAGACTGATCATGTTTCTCGATCCCGAACAAGATCCTTTGGGCAATGGCTATCATCTGATTCAGTCTCGAATTGCGATCGGCGCAGGTAAACTTTGGGGACAGGGATGGCATCAAGGAACACAAACAAACCTTAATTTTATTCCCGAACAGCATACTGATTTTATTTTTTCGGCTGTAGGAGAACAGTTTGGTTTTATTGGTAGTATTCTATTGCTAGCAGTGTTTTGGTTTATCTGTATGCGTCTAATGTGGATTGCTTCTACCGCTAAAGATAATTTTGGTTCTTTATTAGCCATAGGTATTCTCAGTATTATCGCTTTTCAGACCGTAATTAATATTAGTATGACTATCGGACTTGCACCCATTACAGGAATTCCTTTGCCCTGGATGAGCTATGGACGATCCTCTTTGTTATCTAGTTTTATTAGTATTGGCTTGGCAGAGTCAGTAGCTAATCATCGAGAAGGCAAAACCAGAAAATCTTACTAGAAAATCGACGGGAGTGGTATATTCCACTCCCGTGTTGACCAATTATTATCAGTTTGATAGAAACTCAGATCTACTCTTACAGTTGTATTATATCTGGCTAAATTTGAATCTCATTATAGTTTTTGTACTAATACTACTAATTGATTAAAAGATTGAGTTATAGTCATAGACTGTGCCGAAATCCGCTCGGCGATGCTTGCCACTTCCTGTACAGAATCTTTGGCAAAGGTTGAACTCTGCGTCTGATTTTCTACAGACCTAGAAATATTTTCAATCAGAGAATTCACCTTGTTGTATAAGGTAACAACTCGATCTAACTTTTGACGAACCGCTTGAAACTCTCCCACGCCATTAATTAACTGCTGTGTTCCTGAGTCTAGAGTAATTGTCTTT
This DNA window, taken from Pleurocapsa sp. FMAR1, encodes the following:
- a CDS encoding molybdenum cofactor guanylyltransferase; this translates as MKRSIKDEITALVLAGGESSRMGQDKALLAIKNRTLLSQICLIAGECVAQVYVVTPWIEKYQGILPPGCQLIEEKLVLNAKSNTPLIGFAQGLKMVNTEWVLLLACDLPQLSSSQVKQWSQILATVLPTEIALLPRHSKGWEPLCGFYRSSCLSLLESYLEDGGRSFQSWLNKYPVGELPIGDRTCLFNCNTPDDWELFKEKDRDILF
- the rodA gene encoding rod shape-determining protein RodA translates to MIKSRSQLRTTNSPKFKLKYLGRQILDSLYDWRRLDWLLLLSVVSLAIFGGFTIYSTESSTHSYSYQHWTISLLGLGLVLFLSRWRYQSLLRWHWLIYVLTNLSLIGVMVTGVSAKGAQRWITVGGFNVQPSEFAKIGMVITLAALLHNQDRANLKTVLRTLAITAIPWGLVFLQPDLGTSLVFGVIVLTMLYWANVNIGWLILMISPLVSAILYHLYLPGWLIWVLAVGGVAWLTLPAKIVSTLSAIAINLGAVELGNVFWGLLKDYQQARLIMFLDPEQDPLGNGYHLIQSRIAIGAGKLWGQGWHQGTQTNLNFIPEQHTDFIFSAVGEQFGFIGSILLLAVFWFICMRLMWIASTAKDNFGSLLAIGILSIIAFQTVINISMTIGLAPITGIPLPWMSYGRSSLLSSFISIGLAESVANHREGKTRKSY